The nucleotide sequence agtaTTTCTATTAGGTTTAATTTAAGGAAGAGAGGTGTGGAATGTTCAATCCTTTGTTCTAGACCACAAAAGAATATGTTGAAATGTAGACCACACCTTAAAGGACTGTAAATCGGAAAAACATGTGTGGCAATGGCATAAACCCACTTACATCACATCTATATGGACCGACactaaaataacttataattttgcaaaaaaaaaaatttgaaggagcaattttttttttttttataaagtgatatataataaaacacgaagaaaatattataaattaatataatgcTGCCACTAAAGCATAAACCCATTTACATCACATCACATACTCATATATAAGCAACTTATTGCATCTAAAAAGTTTGTTATAATTAATCACAAGTAACTAATCAAACTCgtgtcaaaaagaaaatcaaatctCTGCAATCTCAATGTTTTCTCGAACAAGCTTAGAAAGTCCTTGAAGTGCAACATCAACAGCATCATTAAACCCAACATCACTCCCATTTGGGTGAGCATAACTAACCCTAGGGATCAAACCAATCACAACTTCACGCATTTTTTCAACTTCCACCCCCTTAATTCCCATTAACACCTCCTCAATCATATTACTCTTCTCTCCTACACCCCCCTCTTCAATATACAccgaatacatatttttcttcttaggCAAATACCAATGGTATTGCGTATACGCCGTATGTGGAGAGAAAAATACAGGTATACAACCAGCAAGTATAGAGTCAAAAGTTGACCTTCTAGTAAAAGAATCACCTGGTGCTTGAAGACAAAAACGTGACTGCATCATAACACTAAGTACTTCCATTGGTTGATGACATTTACTATTCTCACCTCCACAATCAACCAACTTGCAAAGAGATGACTCATTACATTGTTTAACCAACTCATCACGAATCTTTGCTTTTCCTAACCCTTTTCTTTTCCCACcaataaatgaaaacaaaaacgaCCTGTCGTTTTGTCTCATTTTATTCTGCCACGTAAgcatttcttcttttgtttttggatgAAAATACGACGGGTAAGGTATGCCATTTTGGTTTTCACCTTCCCAAGGTTGTCTTTCAACTGTTAGCACCGACATGTTTTTGACAGGTGGTAGGTTTAATAATATGTTGGCTCCAAAATCGGACCCACTTGAGGACCGCATAAAATCCCATGCGGTCCTTCCTAATGAAACAAAATGATCCTTACCATTGTGACGATTCCACCAAGGTAGACTTTGTACATGATCGACTAGATCAACAGCTAGGGAGTCGCGGAGAGTGTGATTCGCCTCGCGGAACATGCTTGAAGCGTGTAGTCCACCGTAGAATGGTATGTAGAATAAAATTGCTTGATTTGGATCCCACGTGCGACACACGTGATTTTCTAACCTAGCATGGAAAATCATTTCCGCTAAGAATTGGT is from Medicago truncatula cultivar Jemalong A17 chromosome 1, MtrunA17r5.0-ANR, whole genome shotgun sequence and encodes:
- the LOC120580502 gene encoding probable xyloglucan galactosyltransferase GT17, which codes for MFFRKPSPTQPLNSLPCTTKSQSFSKSKETHNIIIHQWVKFTLFITLCLFLLYFMYPTTITTTTNTTNTTTTTTTTCDGSTPSFYIYNLPPRFNLDLLKNCENLNIYTNMCPYVKNNGLGQPLSKTSWYTTHQFLAEMIFHARLENHVCRTWDPNQAILFYIPFYGGLHASSMFREANHTLRDSLAVDLVDHVQSLPWWNRHNGKDHFVSLGRTAWDFMRSSSGSDFGANILLNLPPVKNMSVLTVERQPWEGENQNGIPYPSYFHPKTKEEMLTWQNKMRQNDRSFLFSFIGGKRKGLGKAKIRDELVKQCNESSLCKLVDCGGENSKCHQPMEVLSVMMQSRFCLQAPGDSFTRRSTFDSILAGCIPVFFSPHTAYTQYHWYLPKKKNMYSVYIEEGGVGEKSNMIEEVLMGIKGVEVEKMREVVIGLIPRVSYAHPNGSDVGFNDAVDVALQGLSKLVRENIEIAEI